A region of Allocoleopsis franciscana PCC 7113 DNA encodes the following proteins:
- the nusB gene encoding transcription antitermination factor NusB produces the protein MLQPRRIARELALLSLSQMPSTPDKLDAQQMNNLVLAAVRTLTGEIQEALETAAAELQRGSDRLLTSETRASDVLSAKAMVADAIDLAQKAINRLGTAVEIPEVVQLTNQHEVRTYALEILKTINRRQTEIDQSLTQALQDWQLNRLAHIDRDILRIAVAEMTFLGIPDRVAINEAVELAKRYSDDEGHRFINGVLRRVTDRLKIEARLHLQ, from the coding sequence ATGCTTCAACCCCGCCGAATAGCCCGCGAACTGGCTCTGTTGAGCCTCTCACAAATGCCGAGTACGCCAGATAAACTCGATGCTCAGCAGATGAATAATCTCGTCTTAGCCGCCGTCCGCACCCTGACCGGAGAAATTCAAGAAGCATTAGAAACCGCAGCGGCTGAACTCCAAAGAGGGAGCGATCGCCTCCTGACGAGTGAAACTCGTGCTAGCGATGTGCTTAGTGCTAAAGCCATGGTGGCGGATGCCATTGATCTAGCCCAGAAAGCCATCAACCGATTGGGAACAGCGGTTGAAATTCCAGAAGTGGTTCAGCTCACGAATCAGCATGAAGTCCGCACTTACGCCTTAGAAATCCTCAAAACGATCAATCGTAGACAAACCGAGATTGATCAAAGCTTGACCCAAGCCCTGCAAGATTGGCAACTGAACCGTCTGGCACATATTGACCGAGACATCTTGCGGATTGCTGTGGCAGAAATGACATTCTTGGGTATCCCCGATCGCGTCGCCATCAACGAAGCTGTGGAACTGGCTAAGCGCTACAGCGATGATGAAGGACACCGATTTATCAACGGTGTGTTGCGCCGCGTCACTGACCGTCTGAAAATAGAAGCCCGCCTGCACCTGCAATAG
- a CDS encoding FHA domain-containing protein, translated as MIVCPNCNHQNPDGATQCEACYTPLPATTTCPNCGSTVQTDASFCGQCGFNLLNAGDPIEAAMTSAPNSIPDIPNLVPPEPLVAPEPVSISSQQPEVEPSYTNPPISNPVTPLPATVVSQPSSAEVENESSPDPGTLPPFPVVGQSETSAKTPSSTTPPPISTPGAARTQLQIQSANLLHVQTNVKFELPPNLSVVHVGKPNDQIPPDIDVSGLPNSEIVSRVHADIRVEGDIYYIEDVGSSNGTYINHTPLLPGNRHRLRSGDRISLGKGDQVTFLFQST; from the coding sequence ATGATTGTCTGCCCTAACTGCAATCACCAAAATCCAGATGGAGCAACCCAATGTGAAGCTTGCTATACCCCGTTACCCGCAACTACGACTTGTCCGAACTGTGGTTCTACTGTTCAGACAGATGCTAGCTTCTGCGGTCAGTGTGGGTTTAATCTGCTGAATGCAGGTGACCCGATAGAGGCAGCCATGACATCTGCTCCTAACTCAATTCCTGATATACCGAACTTGGTGCCCCCGGAACCCCTTGTTGCACCAGAACCTGTGTCTATCAGTTCTCAACAGCCTGAGGTGGAACCGAGTTATACGAATCCACCTATTTCTAATCCAGTCACCCCACTTCCTGCTACCGTTGTCAGTCAACCAAGTAGCGCGGAGGTCGAAAACGAGAGTTCTCCTGATCCAGGAACTCTACCCCCGTTTCCTGTTGTGGGTCAATCGGAAACGTCAGCCAAAACACCCAGTAGCACAACCCCACCCCCGATTTCTACTCCTGGCGCTGCCAGAACTCAATTACAGATCCAATCGGCAAATTTGCTGCACGTCCAAACGAATGTGAAGTTTGAGTTGCCGCCTAATCTCTCCGTGGTTCATGTGGGTAAGCCCAATGACCAGATTCCACCGGATATTGACGTTTCTGGTCTTCCTAACTCTGAGATTGTTTCTCGGGTTCATGCCGATATCCGGGTCGAGGGCGACATTTACTACATTGAGGATGTGGGAAGCTCTAACGGCACTTATATCAACCATACTCCCCTTCTTCCGGGAAATCGACATCGATTGCGCTCAGGCGATCGCATTAGTTTGGGGAAAGGTGACCAAGTGACATTTTTGTTCCAAAGCACTTGA
- the hpsJ-B gene encoding hormogonium polysaccharide biosynthesis protein HpsJ — protein sequence MKSSPVYSPFTALALKVVGLIMIVSSLVDYIFLAIPLNAGQRAWQLAYVGQLVDRGILPMVGIAFLLLGYWLESSMGAPASEGRSLVQDLRFWALLLSSLLGLIFLLVLPLHINNVVQQSDAELKQLNDRVTLAQSQIEGRAQQIGALVKDPKGLAQLKQQLTELNQALESGRVPAEQQPQAKAYQQLLQTITQNPTKAISQEVDAAKAKIIKEKQDLENQTKTGAMKSALRTGLSSLLLAIGYITIGWSGLRNAGR from the coding sequence ATGAAAAGTAGTCCTGTCTATTCCCCCTTCACAGCTCTAGCCCTCAAGGTTGTCGGACTGATTATGATTGTGTCTTCCTTGGTGGATTACATCTTTCTAGCCATTCCTTTGAATGCGGGACAGAGGGCTTGGCAGCTAGCCTATGTAGGTCAATTGGTGGACCGGGGGATCTTGCCGATGGTCGGGATCGCCTTTTTGCTACTAGGTTATTGGTTGGAAAGCAGCATGGGTGCACCTGCGTCAGAAGGAAGATCGCTGGTACAAGACTTAAGATTTTGGGCGCTTTTGCTTTCCAGCCTATTGGGACTCATTTTTCTTTTGGTGTTGCCACTGCACATCAACAATGTAGTTCAGCAAAGCGATGCTGAACTCAAGCAGCTCAATGATCGAGTCACTCTCGCTCAATCTCAAATTGAAGGCCGAGCACAGCAAATTGGTGCCCTTGTTAAAGATCCCAAAGGACTGGCACAGCTCAAACAACAGCTTACAGAGTTAAACCAAGCGCTTGAGAGTGGTCGAGTTCCAGCCGAACAGCAGCCTCAGGCAAAGGCTTACCAACAACTCTTACAGACTATTACGCAAAATCCGACGAAAGCGATTAGTCAAGAAGTTGATGCCGCGAAAGCCAAAATCATTAAAGAAAAGCAAGATTTAGAAAATCAGACCAAGACTGGAGCGATGAAGTCTGCTTTAAGGACGGGTTTGAGCAGTTTGCTATTGGCGATCGGCTACATCACCATAGGTTGGTCAGGATTACGAAACGCAGGCAGGTAG
- the ftsY gene encoding signal recognition particle-docking protein FtsY, protein MVFNWFRRQFGNSDGSSEETSTETPQVEQEQEVTEEQESGVADDDLLNWAKTAYKNIQKQQEEATEPQEEPSTPEMAEAIPEEESASEQPTVAESEVEITTEAAEPTTGKLADQTVEETAPTAETLSEASPDAVSVESQEEIAESEPEAEAVESPVVAEASEAEEAEIPVTTESVTVESAPPSTEEPTTVASTEQKTSAVPPITEDPTSVESETLSPVAAETESAPTTPVPIWARSSAERQARLERLKETAIELPEPEPIRVPVQPVEPATTTRVKGEVISGLAFDEGFMWSAQVLAAQGRRPEDVSVEEISWLNRLRQGLDKTRRSLINQLKAIVGQGPLNQDAVMEIEALLLQADVGVEATDYIINTLQQKLREEVLPPEQALAYLKQIIRDLLDRPLQESYSPTFVPEKDTLNIWLMTGVNGAGKTTTIGKLAHLAQKSGYRCLIGAADTFRAAAVEQVKIWGERSGTEVIANPGKNTDPAAVVFDAITAAQARNTELLLIDTAGRLQNKKNLMEELAKIRRIIDKKAPDTQVESLLVLDATLGQNGLRQAEVFSQAAKLSGVVLTKLDGTAKGGVALAVVQQLGLPIRFIGAGEGIEDLRPFSSYEFVEALLSG, encoded by the coding sequence ATGGTTTTTAATTGGTTCCGCCGACAGTTTGGCAATAGCGACGGGTCTTCAGAGGAGACTTCTACCGAAACTCCCCAGGTTGAACAGGAACAAGAGGTCACTGAGGAGCAAGAATCAGGAGTTGCCGATGATGACCTCCTGAATTGGGCGAAAACGGCTTACAAAAACATTCAAAAGCAGCAAGAGGAGGCAACAGAACCTCAGGAGGAACCCTCTACCCCAGAAATGGCTGAGGCGATTCCTGAAGAAGAGTCTGCTTCCGAACAACCGACTGTCGCGGAATCTGAGGTAGAAATTACGACAGAAGCCGCAGAACCGACAACGGGTAAATTGGCTGACCAAACAGTAGAGGAAACGGCACCGACCGCTGAAACCTTATCCGAAGCCTCACCCGATGCGGTATCGGTTGAATCTCAAGAAGAGATAGCGGAATCAGAACCAGAAGCTGAAGCCGTAGAATCCCCAGTTGTGGCGGAAGCCTCAGAGGCAGAAGAGGCAGAAATACCCGTCACCACCGAATCGGTAACGGTTGAGTCAGCCCCACCTTCCACGGAAGAACCCACAACAGTGGCATCCACTGAGCAAAAAACATCGGCAGTACCCCCGATTACCGAAGACCCAACTTCCGTAGAATCTGAAACCCTATCCCCAGTTGCCGCAGAAACGGAGTCAGCCCCCACTACCCCTGTACCCATTTGGGCACGCTCCAGTGCAGAACGGCAGGCACGACTGGAACGCCTGAAGGAAACGGCGATTGAACTGCCAGAACCTGAACCGATCAGGGTACCGGTTCAGCCGGTTGAACCAGCCACCACTACAAGGGTTAAGGGAGAGGTCATTTCGGGTCTGGCCTTTGATGAAGGGTTCATGTGGTCAGCCCAAGTACTGGCAGCACAGGGGCGTCGTCCAGAAGATGTTTCCGTCGAAGAAATTAGTTGGCTCAATCGACTGCGTCAAGGACTGGATAAAACCCGCCGCAGCTTAATTAACCAGCTCAAGGCGATTGTTGGTCAAGGGCCGTTGAATCAAGACGCCGTGATGGAGATTGAGGCACTGCTGTTGCAGGCTGATGTCGGTGTCGAAGCAACGGACTATATCATCAATACCCTGCAACAAAAATTGCGGGAGGAAGTCTTGCCACCGGAGCAAGCGCTCGCCTATCTTAAGCAAATTATCCGTGATTTGCTTGACCGACCTCTCCAGGAATCTTATAGCCCGACTTTTGTCCCGGAAAAAGACACCCTGAATATTTGGTTGATGACTGGGGTGAATGGTGCGGGTAAGACTACAACCATCGGAAAACTCGCTCACCTCGCCCAGAAATCGGGCTATCGCTGTTTAATTGGGGCTGCTGATACCTTCCGGGCGGCAGCGGTGGAACAGGTGAAGATTTGGGGAGAACGCAGTGGCACGGAGGTGATTGCGAATCCGGGGAAAAATACCGACCCGGCGGCGGTGGTGTTTGATGCCATTACAGCAGCACAAGCCCGAAATACAGAATTACTCCTAATAGACACCGCAGGGCGTCTGCAAAACAAGAAAAACCTGATGGAGGAACTCGCGAAAATTCGGCGGATTATTGATAAAAAAGCCCCTGACACTCAGGTTGAATCTCTCTTGGTTCTAGATGCCACCCTTGGTCAAAATGGTCTGCGTCAGGCGGAAGTCTTTTCACAAGCGGCAAAACTCAGTGGTGTGGTTTTAACCAAACTGGATGGCACGGCGAAAGGAGGCGTTGCCTTAGCTGTGGTGCAGCAATTGGGTTTGCCGATTCGATTTATTGGTGCGGGTGAAGGGATTGAAGACTTGCGTCCTTTCTCTAGTTACGAGTTTGTTGAAGCTTTACTCAGTGGTTAG
- the pgl gene encoding 6-phosphogluconolactonase: MNKTVEVLPDKEALIARSLEVVLSQMQAAISERGQCTIALAGGGTPKPLYEAIASLDLPWDKIHVFWGDERYVPADHPDSNQRMARHAWLDKVDIPAANIHPMSTDGESPAADAQKHDDYLREFFKVAVGEFPHLDIILLGIGDDAHTASLFPHTDALQMTDRLVTVGNKDGQPRITFTAPLINHAHCVIFLVAGASKQPALAQIFADEADAMTYPARLIKPQGELWWLLDEAAGQKLKK; encoded by the coding sequence ATGAACAAGACGGTTGAAGTTTTACCCGACAAAGAGGCACTCATTGCGCGATCGCTCGAAGTTGTCCTCTCCCAAATGCAAGCTGCCATCTCCGAACGGGGTCAGTGTACGATCGCCCTTGCTGGGGGTGGCACACCGAAGCCTTTATATGAAGCGATCGCTAGCCTTGACCTCCCCTGGGATAAAATCCATGTCTTCTGGGGTGATGAACGCTATGTACCTGCTGACCACCCCGATAGCAATCAACGAATGGCACGTCATGCCTGGTTAGACAAAGTCGATATCCCTGCGGCTAACATTCATCCCATGTCCACAGATGGCGAGAGTCCAGCCGCTGACGCTCAGAAGCACGATGACTATCTGCGTGAGTTCTTCAAGGTAGCTGTAGGGGAGTTTCCCCATTTGGATATCATTTTGTTAGGCATCGGCGACGACGCCCATACGGCTTCCCTGTTTCCTCATACCGATGCGCTGCAAATGACAGACCGTCTCGTTACGGTCGGGAACAAAGATGGTCAGCCTCGCATCACCTTTACCGCACCCCTGATCAACCATGCTCATTGCGTGATTTTTTTAGTGGCAGGTGCCAGTAAACAACCTGCTCTAGCTCAGATATTTGCCGATGAGGCCGATGCCATGACCTACCCAGCGCGGCTGATCAAACCCCAAGGAGAACTGTGGTGGCTTTTAGATGAGGCAGCAGGTCAAAAATTGAAAAAATAG
- a CDS encoding DUF502 domain-containing protein: protein MIQRLKQDLKNDLIAGLLVVIPLATTIWLTITIASWVIEFLTRIPKQINPYDNLHPILVNLLNLLVGLTVPLLCILLIGLMARNIAGRWLLDLGERVLQAIPLAGAVYKTLKQLLETLLKDTNGKFRRVILVEYPRQGMWALAFVTGVMSSEIQSQMARPMLSIFIPTTPNPTTGWYAIVPEDEVINLSMSIEDAFKVVISGGIVSPSPSSLAISPKATYAQKPLEQPLPELRRQALPTEEI, encoded by the coding sequence GTGATCCAACGCTTAAAGCAGGACTTGAAGAATGACCTGATTGCAGGTCTTCTGGTCGTAATTCCTCTGGCTACGACCATCTGGCTGACCATCACGATCGCCAGTTGGGTGATTGAGTTTCTCACTCGTATTCCCAAGCAAATCAACCCCTATGATAACCTCCACCCTATATTGGTCAATCTGCTAAATTTGCTGGTGGGATTGACCGTGCCCCTGCTGTGTATTTTGCTGATTGGCTTAATGGCACGTAATATTGCAGGGCGGTGGTTGCTGGATTTGGGGGAGCGGGTTTTACAGGCGATTCCCTTAGCCGGGGCGGTCTATAAAACATTGAAACAGTTGTTGGAAACGCTTTTAAAAGATACGAATGGAAAGTTCCGGCGTGTCATTTTAGTTGAGTATCCCCGACAAGGAATGTGGGCACTGGCTTTTGTGACGGGCGTGATGAGCAGTGAGATTCAATCTCAGATGGCTCGTCCCATGTTGAGTATTTTTATCCCCACAACCCCTAATCCCACAACTGGATGGTATGCCATTGTTCCAGAAGACGAAGTAATTAATCTTTCCATGTCCATTGAAGATGCCTTCAAGGTCGTCATTTCCGGTGGAATTGTCAGTCCCTCCCCATCCTCGTTAGCCATTTCTCCTAAAGCAACTTATGCCCAAAAACCACTAGAGCAACCCTTGCCTGAGTTAAGGCGGCAGGCATTACCCACAGAAGAGATTTAA
- a CDS encoding dynamin family protein — protein sequence MSYIVETDSLINDLGRVAKVRSEVANCLNQMVATLEQAESEGKSISGELGLEEEIEDLNIASKNLRQGVFRLLVLGDMKRGKSTFVNALIGENLLPSDVNPCTAVLTVLRYGPLKKVTIYFKNGKSPEQLGFHEFKQQYTIDPDEAKRLEQEKKQAFPEVDYAVVEYPLPLLEKGIEIVDSPGLNDTEARNELSLGYIHNCHAILFILRASQSLTLGERRYLDNYIKNRGLTVFFLINAWDEIRKEMLDPDNLEAVQEAENKVRQVFQTNLSDYCQVESRNVYEERVFELSSLNALRLRLKNPIDPLEKTGFPKFMAALNTFLTKERAIAELRQARTLARQTHTRVHEAVERRLPLLSQDVKELQAKISSLEPEFNQLADIREQFQDEIREMRDRKATAIADSFRNYVLNLGNTFETDFVQYQPTLTFVDALQKGKREEFSVSFKQAFEQYINNKISAWELTIEQEMNDAFSQLAKSAANYGASYSQVTEKMSEKLIGQKIYTPTGSEEENSPAWASWAMGFLMLTTGNVAGIALAGAGFDWKSILVNALGVIGIWGFLTVFSIPLIGITGPLGIALLGLGIGAVQADQARQELIKATKKEFVKYLPQIAQEQWTPINQAVKDCFDAYEREVTKRVNNDIKARKAELDNLLKQQGSQEFNQDAELKRLKSLDSDVLTQCRSIEFIYECLLTSPA from the coding sequence ATGAGCTATATAGTTGAAACGGACAGTTTGATCAATGATTTGGGGCGAGTTGCCAAAGTTCGCTCAGAAGTGGCTAATTGCCTAAATCAGATGGTTGCCACTCTAGAGCAAGCCGAATCTGAAGGGAAAAGTATCTCTGGTGAATTGGGTTTAGAGGAAGAAATAGAAGACCTCAATATTGCCAGTAAAAATTTACGCCAAGGTGTATTTCGATTACTCGTTTTAGGCGATATGAAACGAGGAAAAAGTACGTTTGTCAATGCCTTAATTGGTGAAAACTTGTTACCGAGTGATGTAAATCCTTGTACAGCAGTGCTGACGGTTTTACGTTATGGCCCCCTGAAAAAAGTAACGATTTACTTTAAAAACGGCAAAAGTCCCGAACAACTGGGATTTCACGAATTTAAGCAGCAATATACGATCGACCCGGATGAAGCTAAGCGATTAGAACAAGAGAAAAAACAAGCCTTTCCTGAGGTTGACTATGCTGTCGTTGAATATCCCTTACCCTTACTGGAAAAGGGTATTGAAATTGTGGATAGTCCGGGATTAAATGATACCGAAGCACGCAATGAACTCTCTCTGGGTTATATCCATAACTGCCACGCTATTCTGTTCATTCTCAGAGCGTCTCAATCCTTAACACTGGGAGAGCGTCGCTATCTAGATAATTACATTAAAAATCGAGGATTAACGGTTTTCTTTTTAATCAATGCTTGGGATGAAATTCGCAAAGAAATGCTCGATCCCGATAATCTAGAAGCCGTCCAAGAAGCAGAGAATAAAGTCCGTCAAGTTTTTCAAACTAATCTATCAGACTATTGTCAAGTTGAGAGCAGAAATGTTTACGAGGAGCGAGTCTTTGAACTCTCCTCCTTGAATGCGCTGCGTCTAAGGTTAAAAAACCCTATCGATCCGCTAGAAAAAACGGGCTTTCCCAAGTTTATGGCGGCTCTCAACACTTTTTTAACCAAGGAGCGAGCGATTGCTGAATTGAGACAAGCGAGAACTCTAGCACGACAAACTCACACTCGTGTTCATGAAGCTGTTGAACGTCGTCTGCCTTTGCTCAGTCAAGATGTCAAGGAGTTACAAGCCAAAATTAGCTCGCTTGAACCTGAATTTAACCAACTTGCCGATATCCGCGAGCAATTTCAGGACGAAATTCGAGAAATGCGTGATCGGAAAGCAACAGCGATCGCCGATTCATTTCGTAACTATGTTTTGAACTTAGGGAACACGTTTGAAACTGATTTTGTTCAATATCAGCCAACGCTTACCTTTGTGGATGCTCTGCAAAAAGGGAAACGAGAAGAGTTTAGTGTATCCTTCAAACAGGCATTTGAGCAATACATTAATAACAAAATTTCGGCTTGGGAACTGACGATCGAGCAAGAGATGAACGACGCCTTTTCCCAACTCGCCAAAAGTGCAGCCAACTATGGGGCTTCCTATAGTCAGGTGACTGAGAAGATGAGTGAAAAATTAATTGGGCAAAAGATATATACCCCGACAGGGAGTGAAGAAGAGAATTCTCCAGCTTGGGCAAGTTGGGCGATGGGGTTTTTAATGTTAACAACAGGTAACGTTGCTGGCATAGCACTGGCAGGAGCGGGTTTTGATTGGAAAAGTATCCTCGTCAATGCTCTGGGTGTGATTGGGATCTGGGGTTTTTTAACGGTTTTTTCGATTCCATTGATTGGTATTACAGGACCACTTGGCATTGCCCTGCTAGGGTTGGGAATTGGTGCCGTGCAAGCTGATCAAGCTCGTCAAGAATTGATTAAAGCCACCAAGAAAGAGTTTGTGAAATATCTACCTCAAATTGCCCAGGAGCAATGGACACCGATTAATCAAGCCGTCAAAGACTGTTTTGATGCCTATGAACGTGAAGTGACCAAGCGGGTAAACAATGATATTAAAGCTCGGAAAGCAGAGCTAGATAATTTACTCAAGCAACAGGGTTCTCAAGAATTTAATCAGGATGCTGAATTAAAGCGTCTGAAGAGTTTGGATTCTGATGTATTAACCCAATGTCGGAGTATTGAGTTTATTTATGAGTGTTTATTAACTTCACCTGCTTAA
- a CDS encoding FHA domain-containing protein gives MITLTLLHPLQSVPVQSWTFEPESVIRIGRSTDNEVILYSAVVSRHHVEIRRNGLSWEIVSLGANGTYIDGKRITQMPVVDGMIIRLASSGPKIQIHLEGESSKSKLKAALGQRSSSKIKGIDISKETFVNSKSTHSEEGN, from the coding sequence GTGATTACTCTGACCCTGCTGCATCCTCTCCAGTCCGTGCCTGTTCAAAGTTGGACCTTTGAACCCGAATCTGTAATTCGGATTGGGCGCTCGACAGATAATGAAGTCATTTTGTACAGTGCTGTGGTTTCTCGGCATCACGTAGAGATACGGCGCAATGGTTTAAGTTGGGAAATTGTCAGTTTAGGTGCGAATGGAACCTATATCGATGGCAAGCGCATTACCCAAATGCCAGTCGTAGATGGGATGATCATTCGTCTAGCTAGCTCAGGACCGAAAATTCAGATTCATCTTGAAGGCGAAAGTTCTAAGTCAAAGCTCAAAGCGGCTTTAGGGCAGCGCTCATCGTCCAAGATCAAAGGGATAGATATCTCCAAAGAAACGTTCGTCAACTCCAAAAGCACGCATTCAGAGGAGGGGAACTAA
- a CDS encoding dynamin family protein, producing the protein MSYKIEADSFINDLNRVTQVRYEVSNSLAKIAETLNQSETEGKQTSGGLGLEVEIDDLKVASKNLRSGVFRLLVLGDMKRGKSTFLNALIGENLLPSDVNPCTALLTVLRYGSEKKVTVYFNDGRSPEQLDFKEFKYKYTIDPAEAKQLEQEKKQAFPGVDYAVVEYPLPLLEKGVEIVDSPGLNDTESRNELSLGYINNCHAILFVLRASQPCTLGERRYLENYIKGRGLTVFFLINAWDQVRESLIDPDDEEELQESEEKLRRVFKANLADYCLVDGHNVYEERVFEISAIKALRKRMKDASASLAGTGFPEFMGALNTFLTQERAISELRQARTLARQTCSHAKEAIARRVPLLEKDVKQLKERIFSVEPEFTKLIDIRDQFQAEIRSTRDTQARAIADSFRAYVLNLGNTFETDFIRYQPELKLLDFLSKGKREAFNAALQKAFEQYITDKFAAWSLTAEQEMNAAFLGLSRSAVEYGASYNQVTDRITEKLTGQKINLNSNASVDEDNSPGWTKWAMGLFSLARGNIAGVAMAGAGFDWKNILFNYVAVIGIGSILSAVTGIFLGPIGLALIGMGVGFMQADQARQELVKTAKKELVKYLPQVANEQWLPVHDAVKECFDAYEREVTKRIDDDIQARKAELDNLLKQKESYEINQEAELDRLNKLETDVSSELQNIETLYQNFLSVVA; encoded by the coding sequence ATGAGTTATAAAATTGAAGCTGACAGTTTCATCAACGATTTGAATCGAGTGACTCAAGTCCGTTATGAAGTGTCGAATTCTCTGGCTAAAATTGCCGAAACGCTCAACCAATCTGAAACAGAAGGAAAACAAACTTCGGGAGGACTGGGGTTAGAGGTAGAAATTGACGACCTTAAGGTGGCGAGTAAAAATCTCCGGAGTGGTGTATTTCGGCTACTGGTTTTAGGAGATATGAAACGAGGGAAAAGTACTTTCCTCAATGCTTTAATTGGAGAGAATTTATTACCCAGTGATGTCAATCCCTGTACCGCACTATTAACAGTTTTACGCTATGGCTCTGAAAAAAAAGTGACGGTTTATTTCAATGACGGAAGAAGCCCGGAACAGCTAGATTTTAAAGAATTTAAGTATAAGTACACGATCGATCCGGCTGAAGCCAAGCAACTCGAACAAGAAAAAAAGCAAGCTTTTCCAGGAGTTGACTATGCCGTCGTTGAGTATCCCTTACCTCTGTTAGAAAAGGGCGTGGAAATTGTTGATAGTCCGGGACTCAATGATACAGAATCTCGGAACGAATTGTCTTTGGGTTATATCAATAATTGCCATGCTATTCTCTTTGTGCTCAGAGCATCACAACCTTGTACGCTTGGGGAACGCCGTTATCTGGAAAATTACATCAAAGGTCGAGGATTGACGGTTTTCTTTTTAATTAATGCTTGGGATCAGGTGCGTGAGTCATTAATTGACCCCGATGATGAGGAAGAACTGCAAGAATCTGAAGAGAAACTGCGTCGAGTTTTTAAAGCGAATTTAGCGGATTACTGCTTGGTGGATGGTCATAATGTTTATGAGGAGCGAGTGTTTGAAATTTCCGCGATTAAGGCGCTGAGAAAGCGGATGAAAGATGCTTCTGCTTCTTTAGCAGGAACAGGATTTCCGGAGTTCATGGGCGCACTCAACACGTTTTTGACTCAGGAACGGGCAATCTCCGAGTTGCGGCAAGCGAGAACCTTGGCACGCCAAACTTGCAGCCATGCCAAAGAAGCGATCGCACGCCGTGTTCCTTTACTGGAAAAGGATGTCAAGCAACTCAAAGAACGGATTTTTTCAGTTGAACCTGAATTTACCAAATTAATCGATATTCGCGACCAATTCCAAGCTGAAATTCGTTCCACTAGAGATACTCAAGCAAGAGCGATCGCTGATTCTTTCCGCGCCTATGTTTTAAATCTGGGCAACACCTTTGAAACTGATTTTATTCGCTATCAACCTGAGCTAAAATTGCTGGATTTTTTGAGTAAAGGTAAACGGGAAGCCTTCAATGCTGCACTGCAAAAAGCCTTTGAGCAGTACATTACAGATAAGTTTGCGGCTTGGAGTCTTACCGCAGAGCAAGAGATGAATGCTGCTTTCTTAGGATTATCTCGAAGTGCGGTAGAGTATGGTGCATCCTACAACCAAGTGACGGATCGGATTACTGAAAAACTCACCGGACAAAAGATCAACCTTAATTCCAACGCCTCAGTAGACGAGGATAACTCACCCGGATGGACAAAGTGGGCAATGGGTTTGTTTTCCCTAGCTCGTGGTAACATCGCGGGTGTGGCAATGGCAGGAGCCGGTTTCGATTGGAAAAATATCCTCTTCAACTATGTAGCAGTAATTGGCATTGGTAGTATTCTCTCTGCTGTTACAGGTATTTTTTTAGGGCCAATTGGACTGGCATTAATTGGTATGGGGGTTGGCTTTATGCAAGCCGATCAAGCCCGACAAGAGTTGGTGAAAACCGCTAAAAAAGAATTGGTGAAATATCTACCTCAAGTGGCAAATGAGCAATGGTTACCGGTTCATGATGCCGTTAAAGAATGCTTTGATGCCTATGAGCGCGAAGTCACCAAGCGAATTGATGATGATATTCAGGCGCGGAAAGCGGAGTTAGATAATCTGCTCAAGCAAAAGGAATCCTATGAAATTAATCAGGAGGCAGAATTGGATCGTCTGAATAAATTGGAAACTGATGTTTCCTCCGAATTACAGAATATTGAGACGCTGTATCAGAACTTTCTATCTGTGGTTGCCTGA